In Choloepus didactylus isolate mChoDid1 chromosome X, mChoDid1.pri, whole genome shotgun sequence, a genomic segment contains:
- the LOC119523819 gene encoding signal recognition particle 9 kDa protein-like: MPQYQNWEEFSHAAEKLYLADPMKAHVVLKYGHSNGSLCIKVTDDLVCLVYRTDQAQEIKKIEKFHSQLVRLMVAKESGSVARETD, translated from the exons ATGCCTCAGTATCAAAACTGGGAGGAGTTCAGCCACGCAGCCGAGAAGCTCTACCTCGCAGACCCTATGAAGGCACATGTGGTTCTCAAATATGGGCATTC TAATGGGAGTCTGTGTATTAAAGTAACAGATGATTTAGTTTGTTTGGTGTATAGAACAGACCAAGCTCAAGAGATAAAGAAGATTGAGAAATTCCACAGTCAACTAGTGCGACTTATGGTAGCCAAGGAATCCGGCAGTGTTGCCAGGGAAACAGACTGA
- the LOC119522897 gene encoding 3-hydroxyacyl-CoA dehydrogenase type-2 isoform X1 translates to MAAGCRSVKVDQRSFLQLPWLGRRGRATQGKKAALGGRGLVALITGGASGLGLATAERLVRQGAAAVLLDLPSSDGEAQAKKLGSSCTFAPADVTSEKDVQAALTRAKEKFGRVDVAVNCAGIAVANKTYNLKKRMAHSLEDFQQVLSVNLTGTFNVIRLVAGEMGQNEPDQGGQRGVIINTASVAAFEGQVGQAAYSASKGGIVGMTLPIARDLAPMGIRVMTIAPGLFGTPLLTSLPDKVRNVLTSQVPFPSRLGDPAEYAHLVQAIIENPFLNGEVIRLDGAIRMQP, encoded by the exons ATGGCTGCTGGGTGTCGGAGTGTGAAGGTAGACCAGCGTTCGTTCCTGCAGCTTCCCTGGCTGGGACGTCGCGGCCGTGCCACTCAGGGGAAAAAAGCGGCGCTGGGAGGAAGG GGCTTGGTAGCGCTGATAACCGGAGGAGCCTCGGGCCTAGGTCTGGCCACAGCGGAGCGACTGGTGAGGCAGGGGGCGGCTGCTGTGCTTCTGGACCTGCCCAGCTCGGATGGGGAGGCCCAGGCCAAGAAGTTAGGGAGCAGCTGCACCTTCGCCCCCGCCGAC GTGACCTCAGAGAAGGACGTGCAAGCAGCCCTGACTCGAGCAAAAGAAAAGTTTGGCCGTGTGGATGTGGCAGTCAACTGTGCAGGCATTGCAGTGGCCAACAAGACGTACAATCTAAAGAAGAGGATGGCTCATTCCTTGGAGGACTTCCAGCAAGTTCTCAGT GTGAATCTTACAGGGACGTTCAATGTGATTCGCCTGGTGGCTGGCGAGATGGGCCAGAATGAACCAGACCAGGGAGGCCAACGTGGGGTCATCATCAACACTGCCAGTGTGGCTGCCTTTGAGGGTCAG GTTGGACAAGCTGCATACTCTGCTTCTAAAGGGGGCATAGTGGGCATGACACTACCCATTGCTCGAGATCTGGCTCCCATGGGTATCCGGGTGATGACCATTGCTCCAG GCCTGTTTGGCACCCCACTGCTGACCAGCCTCCCAGACAAGGTGCGTAATGTCTTGACGAGCCAGGTGCCCTTCCCCAGCCGACTGGGTGACCCTGCTGAGTATGCTCATCTGGTACAGGCCATCATTGAGAACCCATTCCTCAATGGAGAGGTCATTCGGCTGGATGGGGCCATCCGCATGCAGCCctga
- the LOC119522897 gene encoding 3-hydroxyacyl-CoA dehydrogenase type-2 isoform X2 has protein sequence MAAGCRSVKGLVALITGGASGLGLATAERLVRQGAAAVLLDLPSSDGEAQAKKLGSSCTFAPADVTSEKDVQAALTRAKEKFGRVDVAVNCAGIAVANKTYNLKKRMAHSLEDFQQVLSVNLTGTFNVIRLVAGEMGQNEPDQGGQRGVIINTASVAAFEGQVGQAAYSASKGGIVGMTLPIARDLAPMGIRVMTIAPGLFGTPLLTSLPDKVRNVLTSQVPFPSRLGDPAEYAHLVQAIIENPFLNGEVIRLDGAIRMQP, from the exons ATGGCTGCTGGGTGTCGGAGTGTGAAG GGCTTGGTAGCGCTGATAACCGGAGGAGCCTCGGGCCTAGGTCTGGCCACAGCGGAGCGACTGGTGAGGCAGGGGGCGGCTGCTGTGCTTCTGGACCTGCCCAGCTCGGATGGGGAGGCCCAGGCCAAGAAGTTAGGGAGCAGCTGCACCTTCGCCCCCGCCGAC GTGACCTCAGAGAAGGACGTGCAAGCAGCCCTGACTCGAGCAAAAGAAAAGTTTGGCCGTGTGGATGTGGCAGTCAACTGTGCAGGCATTGCAGTGGCCAACAAGACGTACAATCTAAAGAAGAGGATGGCTCATTCCTTGGAGGACTTCCAGCAAGTTCTCAGT GTGAATCTTACAGGGACGTTCAATGTGATTCGCCTGGTGGCTGGCGAGATGGGCCAGAATGAACCAGACCAGGGAGGCCAACGTGGGGTCATCATCAACACTGCCAGTGTGGCTGCCTTTGAGGGTCAG GTTGGACAAGCTGCATACTCTGCTTCTAAAGGGGGCATAGTGGGCATGACACTACCCATTGCTCGAGATCTGGCTCCCATGGGTATCCGGGTGATGACCATTGCTCCAG GCCTGTTTGGCACCCCACTGCTGACCAGCCTCCCAGACAAGGTGCGTAATGTCTTGACGAGCCAGGTGCCCTTCCCCAGCCGACTGGGTGACCCTGCTGAGTATGCTCATCTGGTACAGGCCATCATTGAGAACCCATTCCTCAATGGAGAGGTCATTCGGCTGGATGGGGCCATCCGCATGCAGCCctga
- the LOC119522897 gene encoding 3-hydroxyacyl-CoA dehydrogenase type-2 isoform X3 codes for MVPSGLVALITGGASGLGLATAERLVRQGAAAVLLDLPSSDGEAQAKKLGSSCTFAPADVTSEKDVQAALTRAKEKFGRVDVAVNCAGIAVANKTYNLKKRMAHSLEDFQQVLSVNLTGTFNVIRLVAGEMGQNEPDQGGQRGVIINTASVAAFEGQVGQAAYSASKGGIVGMTLPIARDLAPMGIRVMTIAPGLFGTPLLTSLPDKVRNVLTSQVPFPSRLGDPAEYAHLVQAIIENPFLNGEVIRLDGAIRMQP; via the exons ATGGTCCCATCG GGCTTGGTAGCGCTGATAACCGGAGGAGCCTCGGGCCTAGGTCTGGCCACAGCGGAGCGACTGGTGAGGCAGGGGGCGGCTGCTGTGCTTCTGGACCTGCCCAGCTCGGATGGGGAGGCCCAGGCCAAGAAGTTAGGGAGCAGCTGCACCTTCGCCCCCGCCGAC GTGACCTCAGAGAAGGACGTGCAAGCAGCCCTGACTCGAGCAAAAGAAAAGTTTGGCCGTGTGGATGTGGCAGTCAACTGTGCAGGCATTGCAGTGGCCAACAAGACGTACAATCTAAAGAAGAGGATGGCTCATTCCTTGGAGGACTTCCAGCAAGTTCTCAGT GTGAATCTTACAGGGACGTTCAATGTGATTCGCCTGGTGGCTGGCGAGATGGGCCAGAATGAACCAGACCAGGGAGGCCAACGTGGGGTCATCATCAACACTGCCAGTGTGGCTGCCTTTGAGGGTCAG GTTGGACAAGCTGCATACTCTGCTTCTAAAGGGGGCATAGTGGGCATGACACTACCCATTGCTCGAGATCTGGCTCCCATGGGTATCCGGGTGATGACCATTGCTCCAG GCCTGTTTGGCACCCCACTGCTGACCAGCCTCCCAGACAAGGTGCGTAATGTCTTGACGAGCCAGGTGCCCTTCCCCAGCCGACTGGGTGACCCTGCTGAGTATGCTCATCTGGTACAGGCCATCATTGAGAACCCATTCCTCAATGGAGAGGTCATTCGGCTGGATGGGGCCATCCGCATGCAGCCctga